A genomic window from Paucibacter sp. KCTC 42545 includes:
- the glnL gene encoding nitrogen regulation protein NR(II): MTHSPNFEAFDTLATMVAVVQPDGECLFANAAFENAMRLSRRAVQRSQLYDWFVDASRLRDAVQGLARNSYSSSRFDAVLRRGTRPSGPGFTVEDLPVHVIVSQTEFDDLILVELIENAQQNRQEREERSFDQVQATKELTRNLAHEIKNPLGGIRGAAQLLAMDLQPELQEYTQVIIHEVDRLQSLVDRLLAPHRHAQVVGDVNIHEVCERVRSLILVEYPRGLKVQRDYDTSLPDFRGDREQLIQAVLNIVQNAAQALQARIQAGDACIFLRTRVARQVTIGKQRWRLALELHVEDNGPGIPAEIRDRIFFPLVSGREGGSGLGLTLAQTIAQQHQGMLDCESEAGRTDFRMTLPLP, translated from the coding sequence ATGACCCACAGCCCTAATTTCGAAGCTTTTGACACCCTGGCCACCATGGTGGCGGTGGTGCAGCCCGACGGCGAATGCTTGTTCGCCAATGCCGCGTTTGAGAACGCCATGCGCTTATCGCGCCGTGCGGTACAGCGCAGCCAGTTGTACGACTGGTTTGTTGACGCCAGCCGCCTGCGCGATGCCGTGCAGGGCTTGGCCCGTAACAGCTACTCCAGCAGCCGCTTTGACGCCGTGCTGCGCCGCGGCACGCGGCCCAGTGGCCCTGGCTTCACGGTGGAAGATCTGCCGGTCCATGTGATCGTGTCGCAAACCGAGTTTGACGATTTGATCCTGGTCGAGCTGATCGAGAACGCCCAGCAAAACCGCCAAGAGCGCGAAGAGCGCAGCTTCGACCAGGTGCAAGCCACCAAGGAGCTGACCCGCAATTTGGCGCATGAGATCAAGAACCCGCTGGGCGGCATCCGCGGCGCAGCGCAGCTGCTGGCCATGGACTTGCAGCCCGAGTTGCAGGAGTACACCCAAGTCATCATCCACGAGGTGGATCGTCTGCAGTCCCTGGTGGACCGCTTGCTCGCGCCGCACCGCCATGCGCAGGTGGTGGGTGATGTGAATATCCATGAGGTCTGCGAGCGGGTGCGCTCGCTGATCCTGGTCGAGTACCCGCGCGGCCTCAAGGTACAACGCGATTACGACACCTCGCTGCCCGACTTCCGCGGGGACCGCGAGCAGCTGATTCAAGCGGTGCTCAATATCGTGCAGAACGCGGCGCAAGCCTTGCAAGCGCGCATTCAAGCGGGGGACGCCTGCATCTTTTTGCGCACCCGGGTGGCTCGTCAGGTCACCATCGGCAAGCAGCGTTGGCGCTTGGCATTGGAATTGCATGTGGAGGACAACGGCCCTGGCATACCGGCCGAGATTCGGGATCGCATCTTCTTCCCCCTGGTGTCGGGGCGCGAAGGCGGCTCCGGCCTCGGCCTCACGCTGGCGCAGACCATTGCCCAACAACACCAGGGCATGTTGGACTGCGAAAGCGAGGCGGGCCGGACCGATTTTCGAATGACATTGCCATTGCCTTGA
- the ntrC gene encoding nitrogen regulation protein NR(I) — translation MKSIWVVDDDHSIRFVLEKALSREGLPVRTFSNARDLLAALEQDSPQVLVSDIRMPGGSGLDLLAKVKAKLPLLPVIIMTAYSDLDSAVSAFQGGAFEYLPKPFDLPRAVELIRRAQEESQREAVAEEAAAQLPEMLGQAPAMQDVFRAIGRLSQSNVTVMITGESGSGKELVARALHKHSPRADGPFVAINTAAIPKDLLESELFGHERGAFTGAQASRRGRFEQADGGTLFLDEIGDMPLDLQTRLLRVLSDGQFYRVGGHSPMRANVRVIAATHQNLEERVRQGVFREDLFHRLNVIRLRLPALRERSEDVPVLARFFLQRSATELGVEPKRLSEAALARLSEFSYPGNVRQLENICHWLSVMAPSQMIEAKDLPPELLAGDGLQPRAAGSMGPNAESEGLAAAGAGATALAGPGPGLVPGANLLPSFGAGPDAWVAEMAREARRLLSAGEPDVWDLLTRRFEASLILTALDVTRGRRIEAAQKLGIGRNTITRKIQELDLDV, via the coding sequence ATGAAATCCATCTGGGTTGTTGACGACGACCACTCCATCCGCTTCGTGCTTGAGAAGGCGCTGAGCCGCGAGGGCCTGCCGGTGCGCACCTTCAGCAATGCCCGCGACTTGCTGGCCGCCCTGGAGCAAGACAGCCCGCAAGTGCTGGTGTCCGACATCCGCATGCCTGGCGGCTCAGGCCTCGACCTGCTGGCCAAGGTCAAGGCCAAGCTGCCGCTGCTGCCGGTCATCATCATGACCGCCTACTCCGATCTGGACAGCGCCGTGTCCGCTTTCCAGGGCGGCGCGTTTGAATACCTGCCCAAGCCCTTTGACCTGCCGCGTGCGGTGGAGCTGATCCGCCGCGCGCAAGAAGAAAGCCAGCGCGAAGCCGTGGCCGAAGAGGCCGCCGCCCAGTTGCCCGAAATGCTAGGCCAGGCGCCGGCGATGCAGGACGTGTTCCGCGCCATCGGCCGGCTTAGCCAGAGCAATGTCACGGTGATGATCACCGGCGAGTCCGGCTCCGGCAAAGAGCTGGTGGCGCGTGCCCTGCACAAACACAGCCCGCGCGCGGATGGGCCTTTCGTGGCCATCAACACCGCGGCGATTCCCAAGGATTTGCTGGAGTCCGAGCTGTTCGGTCATGAGCGCGGTGCCTTTACCGGCGCGCAGGCCAGCCGGCGCGGCCGCTTCGAGCAGGCCGATGGTGGCACCTTGTTCCTGGATGAAATCGGCGATATGCCGCTGGACCTGCAAACCCGCTTGTTGCGCGTCTTGTCTGACGGCCAGTTCTACCGCGTCGGCGGCCACAGCCCCATGCGAGCCAATGTGCGCGTCATCGCCGCTACCCACCAGAACCTGGAAGAACGGGTGCGCCAAGGCGTGTTCCGTGAAGACTTGTTCCACCGCCTCAACGTCATCCGCCTGCGCCTGCCCGCCTTGCGTGAGCGCAGCGAAGACGTACCCGTGCTGGCGCGCTTCTTCCTGCAGCGCAGCGCCACCGAGCTGGGCGTGGAGCCCAAGCGCCTGAGCGAAGCCGCGCTGGCGCGCCTGAGCGAGTTCAGCTACCCCGGCAATGTGCGCCAGCTGGAAAACATCTGCCATTGGTTGAGCGTGATGGCGCCCAGCCAGATGATTGAAGCCAAGGACCTGCCGCCCGAGTTGCTGGCCGGCGATGGCCTGCAGCCGCGAGCCGCCGGCTCGATGGGTCCTAACGCCGAGTCTGAAGGCCTGGCCGCTGCTGGCGCTGGCGCCACTGCCTTGGCGGGACCAGGCCCCGGCTTGGTGCCTGGCGCCAATCTCTTGCCCAGCTTCGGTGCCGGGCCCGATGCCTGGGTGGCCGAAATGGCGCGCGAGGCTCGCCGCCTGCTCAGCGCGGGTGAACCGGACGTTTGGGACTTGCTGACGCGCCGCTTCGAGGCTAGCCTCATCCTCACGGCGCTTGATGTGACGCGCGGCCGCCGCATCGAGGCCGCACAAAAGTTGGGCATCGGCCGCAACACCATCACCCGCAAGATTCAAGAGTTGGACCTGGACGTGTAA
- a CDS encoding DUF2628 domain-containing protein — MSKLSLYRHPSGRTALHESGYSWVAAFMLPLWLLLHGFKAWVVLLAVLLPTATVLLAQSIWPVEVAGLLWLLQALLIGALTSRCYRWYLDRHDWVKVAQEEGGS, encoded by the coding sequence TTGAGCAAGTTGAGTCTGTACCGACATCCCAGCGGCCGCACCGCGCTGCATGAGAGTGGCTATTCCTGGGTGGCCGCCTTCATGCTGCCGCTGTGGCTGCTGCTTCATGGCTTCAAGGCCTGGGTCGTGCTGCTCGCCGTCTTGCTGCCCACGGCGACGGTGCTGTTGGCCCAGTCGATCTGGCCCGTTGAGGTGGCGGGTCTGCTCTGGTTGCTGCAAGCGCTGTTGATCGGCGCGCTGACCAGCCGCTGCTATCGCTGGTATCTGGATCGCCATGACTGGGTCAAGGTGGCGCAGGAGGAGGGTGGGTCATGA
- a CDS encoding solute carrier family 23 protein — MSYFPKWREVAPSDARAVAPDERLPWGQTLAMGVQHVIAMFGATVLAPLLMGFDPNVAVLMSGIGTLIFFVLVGGRVPSYLGSSFAFIGVVIAASGYGGSGPNANIAVALGGIIACGALYFLVGALVSWLGTSWIDRLMPPVVTGAVVAVIGLNLAAIPIKNMAPTGFDAWMQGATFVSVALVAVYSRGMAQRLLILLGLLLASVIYAVLTNGMGLGKPIDFSAVAQAAWLGVPHFAAPVFDPKAILLIAPVVVILVAENLGHIKAVSAMTGQNLDRYMGRAFMGDGLATMVSGAAGGTGVTTYAENIGVMAATRIYSTVIFVVAALLGILMGFSPKFGALIQAIPLAVMGGVSIVVFGLITVAGAKIWVDNGVDFAEPRNLMVVAITLVLGTGDYTLKFGGMTLGGIGTATFGAILLYALLSLRKPA; from the coding sequence ATGAGCTACTTCCCGAAATGGCGTGAGGTCGCGCCCAGCGACGCGCGTGCCGTGGCCCCCGATGAGCGTCTGCCCTGGGGCCAGACCCTGGCCATGGGCGTGCAGCATGTGATCGCCATGTTTGGCGCCACCGTGCTGGCGCCGCTGCTGATGGGCTTCGACCCCAATGTGGCGGTGCTGATGAGCGGCATTGGCACGCTGATCTTCTTTGTGCTGGTGGGCGGCCGGGTGCCAAGCTATCTGGGATCAAGCTTTGCCTTCATCGGCGTGGTGATAGCCGCCAGCGGCTACGGCGGCAGCGGGCCTAACGCCAATATTGCTGTGGCACTGGGCGGCATCATTGCCTGCGGGGCGTTGTACTTTCTGGTTGGCGCCTTGGTGAGTTGGCTGGGCACCAGCTGGATCGACCGGCTGATGCCGCCGGTGGTGACTGGCGCAGTGGTCGCCGTGATCGGCCTCAACCTGGCCGCCATCCCGATCAAGAATATGGCGCCCACCGGCTTTGATGCCTGGATGCAAGGTGCCACCTTCGTGAGCGTGGCCCTGGTGGCGGTGTACAGCCGCGGCATGGCGCAGCGCTTGCTGATTCTGCTGGGCCTGCTTCTGGCCAGCGTGATTTACGCGGTCTTGACCAATGGCATGGGGCTGGGCAAGCCGATTGATTTCAGCGCGGTGGCGCAAGCGGCCTGGCTGGGCGTGCCGCACTTTGCCGCACCGGTCTTCGACCCCAAGGCCATCCTCTTGATCGCGCCGGTGGTGGTGATTCTGGTGGCCGAGAACCTCGGCCATATCAAGGCCGTGAGTGCGATGACGGGCCAAAACCTTGACCGTTATATGGGCCGCGCCTTCATGGGCGATGGCCTGGCGACCATGGTCAGCGGCGCGGCCGGCGGCACGGGTGTGACCACTTATGCCGAGAACATCGGCGTGATGGCCGCCACCCGCATCTACTCCACGGTGATCTTTGTTGTGGCGGCTTTGCTGGGCATTTTGATGGGCTTCTCGCCCAAGTTCGGCGCGCTGATCCAGGCCATTCCGCTGGCGGTGATGGGCGGCGTGAGCATTGTGGTGTTCGGCCTGATCACGGTGGCTGGCGCCAAAATCTGGGTCGACAACGGCGTTGATTTTGCCGAGCCTCGCAATCTGATGGTGGTGGCCATCACCCTGGTGCTTGGCACCGGCGACTACACGCTTAAATTCGGCGGCATGACGCTGGGCGGCATCGGCACCGCCACCTTTGGCGCGATTCTGCTTTACGCCTTGCTGTCCTTGCGCAAGCCGGCTTGA
- a CDS encoding MBL fold metallo-hydrolase, with product MTPDFVEDLGQGIYAIDTGFQRPRFDAAYLMVENGRAAFIDTGTNHAVPRLLAALKALGLGADAVDWVIPTHVHLDHAGGAGLLMQACPNARLLVHPRGQRHLIDPRALWEGALAVYGEEEMQRSYGQLLPVEEARTLASSDEMRIDLGGRPLMLIDTPGHARHHHCLWDARSHSWFSGDTFGLSYREFDCALNGAWIMPSSTPVQFEPEPLRQSILRMLSYAPRQICLTHYSRVGQDGDLARLSALLLRQIDEMEDLALATPPSADRHEKLKAGLAEIYLHHLAAHGSGLSVAQQLELLHMDIELNAQGLGVWLDREAQAGLRKDSKA from the coding sequence ATGACACCGGACTTTGTAGAAGATTTGGGCCAGGGCATTTACGCCATCGACACCGGCTTTCAGCGCCCACGTTTCGACGCGGCGTACTTGATGGTGGAGAACGGCCGCGCCGCCTTCATCGACACCGGCACCAACCATGCCGTGCCACGCCTGCTGGCGGCACTCAAGGCCTTGGGCCTGGGCGCCGACGCAGTGGATTGGGTCATTCCCACCCATGTGCACCTGGACCACGCCGGTGGCGCGGGTCTGCTGATGCAAGCCTGCCCCAATGCGCGGCTGCTGGTTCACCCGCGCGGGCAGCGCCATCTGATCGACCCGCGCGCGCTGTGGGAAGGCGCGCTGGCGGTGTACGGCGAGGAAGAAATGCAGCGCTCCTACGGCCAGCTGCTGCCGGTGGAGGAGGCGCGCACCCTGGCCAGCAGCGACGAGATGCGCATCGATTTGGGCGGCCGCCCACTTATGCTGATCGACACCCCCGGCCATGCCCGCCACCACCACTGCCTGTGGGACGCGCGCAGCCACAGCTGGTTCAGCGGCGACACCTTCGGGCTGAGCTACCGCGAGTTCGACTGTGCACTCAACGGCGCCTGGATCATGCCCAGCAGCACTCCGGTGCAGTTCGAACCCGAGCCTCTGCGCCAATCGATTCTGCGCATGCTGAGCTACGCGCCCCGGCAGATCTGCCTGACCCATTACAGCCGCGTCGGCCAAGATGGTGATCTGGCGCGGCTGAGTGCCCTGCTCCTGCGCCAAATCGATGAGATGGAAGACCTGGCCCTGGCCACCCCGCCCTCAGCCGACCGGCATGAAAAGCTCAAGGCCGGCCTGGCCGAGATCTATTTGCACCACTTGGCCGCGCACGGCAGCGGCTTGTCAGTGGCGCAACAGCTGGAGCTGCTGCACATGGACATCGAGCTCAACGCCCAGGGCCTGGGCGTGTGGCTCGACCGGGAAGCTCAAGCCGGCTTGCGCAAGGACAGCAAGGCGTAA
- the def gene encoding peptide deformylase, protein MAVHEILKMGDPRLLRVAQPVTEFGTPALLSLIEDMFDTMRAANGAGLAAPQIGIDLQLVIFGYQSNVRYPDAPPVPPTVLINPVITPLTEDLEEGWEGCLSVPGLRGVVPRFARLHYRGFDAQGQAFEREADGFHARVVQHECDHLQGMLYPMRIKDFSRFGYTSVLFPELDPNADD, encoded by the coding sequence ATGGCCGTGCATGAGATTTTGAAAATGGGCGACCCGCGCTTGCTGCGGGTGGCCCAACCCGTGACCGAGTTCGGCACGCCGGCCCTGCTGAGCCTGATCGAGGACATGTTTGACACCATGCGCGCGGCCAATGGCGCCGGCCTGGCGGCGCCGCAGATCGGCATTGATCTGCAGCTGGTGATCTTTGGCTACCAAAGCAATGTGCGCTACCCGGACGCGCCGCCGGTGCCACCCACGGTGCTGATCAACCCAGTCATCACGCCCTTGACCGAGGACCTGGAAGAGGGCTGGGAAGGTTGCTTGTCGGTGCCGGGCCTGCGCGGTGTGGTGCCGCGCTTTGCCCGCCTGCACTACCGCGGCTTTGATGCGCAGGGCCAGGCTTTCGAGCGCGAGGCCGATGGTTTTCACGCCCGGGTGGTGCAGCATGAATGCGACCATTTGCAGGGCATGCTTTACCCGATGCGCATCAAGGACTTCAGCCGCTTTGGCTACACCTCGGTGCTCTTCCCCGAGTTGGACCCAAATGCCGATGATTGA
- a CDS encoding DUF6600 domain-containing protein, translated as MTAAAKFSVWVKRRLGAGLCVLLAFTGLAGFAGSAQSASADPPTRAGRVAEVIGEAWIFDAEARTWARVTRNQTIAEGDRLRTDERARLSLRVGSSSLWLDERSDLEITHLDEGRVLLLLAKGDLGLRLRSQEAVSEYKVQTREGLFFAEREGLYRLAQMDRGSRADAMQGRLRFESERGGNVPPVCLDSGEQIEVWWANGPRVERQRLQADSFSDWLLAQGRAEGDSVAAISQRYVSPEMTGVEDLDRHGRWEQAPDYGNVWIPSAVATDWAPYRYGRWVWTRHWGWSWVDDAPWGFAPFHYGRWVYWGNRWCWSPGRYVVRPVYAPALVAWVGGPVVSVGVTVGGGRPPPPRYGWYPLAPREIYVPSYRHGPAYGERLNHERDPVTVQRPRSNRDVVGAISYLPSQGGAVRPMPVSEAAPVRPLPVAPGRQDLPVVQPQRPVAQQPGENLPWRSDNVGRRERERELARDREPGLPLPNRGSNAVPVNPAAVPVNPPAVAAGELPWRGSRDQAREPVRESSREPVREPVREHSPEPGFNRPGWGAQQAPAQLPQRAPERSQERAPERVQERMPDRVPERQPERTPERPREWAPERQIERQPERQPERQPERTRAAELPQRPQMAPQAPAPARVENSGVPRRAERGDGEPRRGEADKR; from the coding sequence ATGACTGCCGCCGCTAAGTTTTCAGTTTGGGTCAAACGGCGTTTGGGCGCCGGCTTGTGTGTGCTGTTGGCATTCACCGGTCTTGCCGGTTTCGCCGGGTCGGCTCAGTCAGCCTCGGCCGACCCGCCCACCCGCGCCGGCCGCGTGGCCGAGGTCATTGGTGAGGCCTGGATTTTCGATGCTGAGGCCCGAACCTGGGCGCGCGTCACCCGCAACCAAACCATTGCCGAAGGCGACCGCCTGCGCACCGATGAGCGTGCGCGGCTGAGCCTGCGCGTCGGCTCCAGCAGCTTGTGGCTGGACGAGCGCAGCGATCTCGAGATCACCCACTTGGATGAAGGCCGCGTGCTCCTGCTGCTGGCCAAGGGCGATCTGGGCCTGCGCCTGCGCTCGCAAGAGGCGGTGAGTGAATACAAGGTGCAGACCCGCGAGGGCCTGTTCTTTGCCGAACGTGAGGGCCTCTACCGCCTGGCTCAGATGGACCGCGGCAGCCGTGCCGACGCCATGCAGGGCCGCTTGCGCTTTGAGTCCGAGCGCGGTGGCAATGTGCCGCCGGTGTGCCTGGACAGTGGCGAGCAGATCGAGGTCTGGTGGGCCAATGGCCCCAGGGTCGAGCGCCAGCGCTTGCAGGCCGATAGCTTCAGCGACTGGCTGCTGGCCCAGGGCCGCGCCGAAGGCGATTCCGTTGCGGCCATCAGCCAGCGCTATGTCTCGCCCGAGATGACCGGCGTGGAAGACCTGGATCGCCACGGCCGCTGGGAACAAGCGCCCGATTACGGCAATGTCTGGATTCCCTCCGCCGTCGCCACGGATTGGGCGCCTTACCGCTACGGCCGCTGGGTTTGGACCCGCCACTGGGGTTGGAGCTGGGTGGACGATGCACCTTGGGGCTTTGCGCCCTTCCACTACGGCCGCTGGGTTTACTGGGGCAATCGCTGGTGCTGGTCGCCGGGCCGCTATGTGGTGCGCCCGGTGTATGCGCCGGCCTTGGTGGCTTGGGTGGGCGGGCCGGTGGTGAGCGTGGGCGTGACGGTAGGTGGCGGCCGGCCGCCGCCACCGCGCTACGGCTGGTACCCACTGGCGCCCCGTGAGATTTATGTGCCTTCTTATCGCCACGGCCCGGCCTATGGTGAGCGCTTGAACCATGAGCGCGATCCTGTCACGGTGCAGCGTCCGCGCAGCAACCGCGATGTGGTGGGCGCCATCAGCTATCTGCCCAGCCAGGGCGGCGCCGTGCGACCCATGCCGGTGAGCGAGGCGGCCCCGGTGCGGCCCTTGCCGGTGGCGCCTGGGCGCCAGGATCTGCCGGTGGTGCAGCCCCAGCGCCCGGTGGCGCAGCAGCCGGGTGAGAACCTGCCTTGGCGCAGCGACAACGTGGGTCGCCGCGAGCGTGAACGTGAGCTTGCGCGTGACCGCGAGCCAGGCCTTCCCCTTCCGAACCGCGGCAGCAATGCGGTGCCGGTCAACCCGGCTGCAGTGCCGGTGAATCCGCCTGCGGTTGCTGCGGGGGAACTACCTTGGCGCGGCAGCCGTGATCAGGCGCGGGAGCCGGTGCGTGAGTCTTCACGTGAGCCCGTTCGAGAGCCTGTGCGTGAGCACAGCCCGGAGCCCGGCTTCAATCGGCCCGGCTGGGGCGCCCAGCAGGCACCGGCTCAGCTGCCGCAACGCGCCCCGGAGCGCAGCCAGGAACGCGCGCCTGAGCGGGTGCAGGAGCGTATGCCGGACCGAGTGCCAGAGCGTCAGCCAGAGCGGACGCCGGAGCGCCCACGCGAATGGGCGCCCGAGCGGCAAATTGAGCGCCAACCCGAACGCCAACCCGAACGCCAACCCGAGCGAACTCGCGCCGCCGAGTTGCCGCAGCGCCCGCAAATGGCCCCGCAAGCCCCTGCCCCCGCCCGAGTTGAAAACAGCGGCGTCCCGCGCCGGGCTGAACGTGGTGACGGTGAACCACGCCGTGGCGAGGCTGACAAGCGCTGA
- a CDS encoding arylesterase encodes MAALHCSLWGAALLVPGLAQATSAAPAAGPTASPAAKALPKILVLGDSLSAEYGLARGEGWVALLAQRIKAQKLPFEVQNASISGDTTSGGRARLPALLEEHKPAIVIIELGGNDALRGLPLMSSSENLSAMVRAATHAKAKVLLLGMQVPPNYGASYGRDFAAMYVEVAKEQRTALLPFLLEGVADRPDAMEWFQPDRIHPLAKAHPVMLDKVWAKLRPLLR; translated from the coding sequence TTGGCTGCCCTCCACTGTAGCCTGTGGGGCGCAGCTTTGCTGGTGCCAGGTCTTGCGCAGGCGACATCAGCCGCACCGGCAGCTGGCCCCACTGCCAGCCCCGCAGCCAAAGCCCTGCCGAAGATTTTGGTGCTGGGCGACAGCCTCTCGGCCGAATACGGCCTGGCTCGCGGCGAGGGCTGGGTAGCCCTGCTGGCGCAGCGCATCAAAGCGCAGAAGCTGCCCTTTGAGGTGCAAAACGCCAGCATCAGCGGCGACACCACCTCCGGCGGCCGGGCGCGCCTGCCGGCCCTGCTGGAGGAACACAAGCCCGCCATCGTCATCATCGAATTGGGCGGCAACGACGCCTTGCGCGGCCTGCCGCTGATGAGCAGCAGTGAAAACCTCTCGGCCATGGTTCGTGCGGCCACGCACGCCAAGGCCAAGGTCTTGCTGCTGGGCATGCAGGTGCCGCCCAATTACGGCGCCAGCTACGGGCGCGATTTCGCGGCCATGTATGTGGAGGTGGCCAAAGAGCAGCGCACCGCCCTGCTGCCGTTCTTGCTCGAAGGCGTTGCCGACCGGCCGGATGCCATGGAATGGTTTCAGCCCGACCGCATCCACCCCTTGGCCAAGGCCCACCCCGTCATGCTGGACAAGGTGTGGGCCAAGCTCAGGCCGCTGCTGCGCTGA
- a CDS encoding ABC transporter ATP-binding protein, with protein MSETASIAVLEVKDVCKRVQDASGELTILRDISFQLQARESVAIVGASGSGKSTLLAILAGLDTPSSGSVHLRGHDLFALNEDQRAAVRGAELGFVFQSFQLLPNLNALENVMLPLELRGEREARALATQMLGRVGLGERLAHYPRVLSGGEQQRVALARAFVMRPALLLADEPTGSLDFATGAAVMDLMFELNREAGTTLVLVTHDTQIAQACDRQLRIEAGRLKL; from the coding sequence ATGTCCGAAACCGCATCGATCGCCGTGCTTGAAGTGAAAGATGTCTGCAAGCGCGTGCAAGACGCCTCTGGCGAGTTGACCATTCTGCGCGACATTTCATTTCAGCTGCAGGCCCGCGAATCGGTGGCCATCGTCGGTGCCTCGGGTTCGGGCAAGAGCACCTTGCTGGCGATTCTGGCGGGGCTGGACACCCCCAGCAGCGGCAGCGTGCATTTGCGCGGCCATGATTTGTTTGCACTCAATGAGGATCAGCGCGCCGCGGTGCGCGGGGCGGAGCTGGGCTTTGTGTTCCAGAGCTTTCAGCTGCTGCCCAATCTGAACGCGCTGGAGAACGTCATGCTGCCGCTGGAGTTGCGCGGCGAGCGCGAGGCGCGTGCGCTGGCCACACAGATGCTGGGTCGGGTGGGTTTGGGTGAGCGGCTGGCGCACTATCCCCGCGTGCTCTCGGGCGGCGAGCAGCAGCGTGTGGCCTTGGCGCGCGCCTTTGTGATGCGGCCGGCCTTGCTGCTGGCCGATGAGCCCACCGGCAGCCTGGACTTCGCCACCGGCGCGGCCGTGATGGACTTGATGTTCGAGCTCAACCGTGAAGCCGGTACGACCTTGGTGCTGGTCACGCACGATACGCAGATCGCCCAGGCTTGCGACCGGCAACTGCGCATCGAGGCCGGGCGTTTGAAGCTCTGA
- a CDS encoding DUF2062 domain-containing protein has product MPATRFARRILPHPDVLAKTPGLRWLGHYLGPRPWLWVAHRRRVALGAGLGLAVGVIPLPTQMAVAAAAAVICRGNVAAAVVATWITNPFTLVPIWSLAIFLGRLVSGHTGPIATPEMLALEWTQPGTWLASAWLWIQALGTPLLIGLPLAGLLLGSLLYLLVYFAWWAVIRGERWRRLRSRAKAKAKAGANARG; this is encoded by the coding sequence TTGCCTGCCACCCGATTCGCGCGCCGCATCCTGCCCCATCCCGACGTCCTGGCCAAAACGCCGGGCCTGCGCTGGCTGGGCCATTACCTCGGGCCGCGCCCCTGGCTGTGGGTGGCGCACCGCCGCCGCGTTGCCCTAGGCGCCGGCCTGGGCCTGGCGGTTGGGGTCATTCCATTACCCACCCAAATGGCCGTGGCCGCCGCCGCTGCGGTGATTTGCCGCGGCAATGTGGCCGCCGCCGTGGTGGCCACCTGGATCACCAACCCCTTCACCCTGGTGCCGATCTGGAGCCTGGCGATTTTTCTGGGTCGATTGGTATCGGGCCACACCGGCCCTATCGCCACACCCGAAATGCTGGCTTTGGAATGGACGCAGCCCGGCACCTGGCTGGCCTCGGCCTGGCTGTGGATTCAGGCCCTGGGCACGCCGCTGCTGATCGGCCTGCCGCTGGCCGGTCTACTGCTGGGCAGCTTGCTGTATCTGCTGGTGTACTTCGCCTGGTGGGCGGTGATTCGCGGTGAACGCTGGCGCCGGCTGCGCAGCCGCGCCAAGGCCAAGGCCAAGGCGGGTGCCAACGCGCGCGGCTGA